Proteins co-encoded in one Polynucleobacter sp. MWH-UH19D genomic window:
- a CDS encoding CaiB/BaiF CoA-transferase family protein codes for MSIRPLDGITVIALEHVIAAPFCTRQLADLGARIIKIERPGDGDFARGYDTQVEGLSSHFVWVNRSKESITLDLKQDSALAVLKSLLKTADVFIQNLAPGAAARMGLTPEALQKENPGLILCAISGYGNDGPYRDKKAYDLLIQSEAGFLSITGTPETPSKAGNSIADIAAGMYAYTNILAALLQRGKTGKGTVIDISMLEALSEWMSFPMYYAYKGANPPSRNGASHATIYPYGPFKAGDGKTVMLGLQNEREWVQFCEIVLQNPDLAKDERFDKNYKRNEKRAELLEIINACFQKLTVEQVIARLDKAHIANARLNDMEGLWKHEQLKARQRWAEIGTPAGKIPALLPPGLNDSYDYRMDPIPAVGEHTESILKELGMSDDEIAHMRANGAI; via the coding sequence ATGAGCATTCGTCCACTAGATGGCATTACAGTGATTGCTTTAGAGCATGTCATTGCAGCTCCTTTTTGCACAAGACAATTAGCTGATCTTGGAGCTCGTATTATCAAAATCGAGCGCCCAGGCGATGGCGACTTTGCAAGAGGCTATGACACTCAAGTTGAAGGACTCTCCTCTCACTTTGTTTGGGTGAATCGATCCAAAGAAAGCATTACCCTTGACCTGAAACAAGACTCTGCTTTAGCGGTGCTAAAAAGCTTACTCAAAACAGCTGATGTATTTATTCAAAATCTAGCGCCAGGTGCAGCAGCTCGTATGGGCCTCACTCCAGAAGCGCTCCAAAAAGAAAATCCCGGCCTGATTCTTTGTGCGATTTCTGGTTACGGTAATGATGGCCCTTATCGCGACAAAAAGGCATATGACCTGTTAATTCAGAGTGAAGCAGGATTCCTCTCTATTACGGGCACCCCCGAAACCCCAAGTAAAGCAGGAAACTCTATTGCTGATATCGCGGCTGGCATGTACGCCTATACCAATATTTTGGCCGCCCTCTTACAAAGAGGCAAAACAGGCAAAGGCACAGTGATTGATATCTCCATGCTAGAGGCCTTGAGTGAATGGATGAGTTTTCCAATGTATTACGCCTATAAAGGCGCCAATCCACCATCTAGAAATGGTGCATCACATGCCACCATTTACCCCTATGGCCCTTTTAAAGCTGGGGATGGAAAGACAGTAATGCTTGGCCTACAAAACGAGCGTGAGTGGGTACAGTTTTGCGAAATAGTTTTACAAAATCCAGATCTAGCAAAAGACGAGCGCTTCGACAAAAACTATAAACGTAATGAGAAGCGCGCTGAATTATTGGAGATAATTAATGCATGTTTTCAAAAACTCACTGTGGAACAAGTAATCGCCAGATTAGATAAAGCGCATATTGCTAATGCACGACTTAATGACATGGAAGGCCTTTGGAAGCATGAACAACTGAAGGCTCGTCAACGTTGGGCTGAAATAGGAACTCCAGCGGGCAAGATACCAGCCCTTTTACCTCCTGGTCTAAATGATAGCTACGACTATCGAATGGATCCCATTCCTGCGGTTGGTGAGCATACCGAATCCATTCTCAAAGAACTCGGTATGAGTGATGATGAGATCGCACACATGCGTGCAAACGGAGCCATTTAA
- the cls gene encoding cardiolipin synthase, which yields MNILSYIFGSVFGFSLIWIPVLHASIVVLFGVYLISARRPVGVAFAWFLIVILVPLIGISLYILIGERPVGRKLTRKIVRMNHEYEKITQEMRQQHLVDRKKLPFEGQALSLLAESRNGSPVVAGNKIELHTESLKILQLFIDEIQRAKKSLHLEFYIWALGGDADKVGEALISAAKRGVACRVLLDSLGSKDWFKSQWPARFRSAGIQVTEALPIQFGRFQFRRADLRLHRKIFVIDGVVVWTGSMNMVDPRTFKQDSGVGEWVDAMVRIEGPVAAQFELTFAFDWSVDNPRIKHFNDREPPVSPHEGAALAQEFSSGPVYRDDILYQVLLSSIMDARQELTITTPYFGPDDGLIQALMAAAGRGVKVTLIVPKLNDSTLVAWSSKSFYSDLMGAGVQIAEFHGGLLHTKSLLIDKRIAIFGSVNFDQRSLRLNFEISLIVYNEDFCAKLEKLIKTYLQQSDLVDPKVWAKRPRWHHYLENAAHLASPLL from the coding sequence ATGAACATACTGTCATATATCTTTGGATCGGTTTTTGGTTTTTCATTAATCTGGATCCCAGTCTTACATGCCAGCATTGTTGTTTTATTTGGCGTTTATCTCATCTCGGCTAGAAGACCTGTAGGAGTTGCCTTTGCTTGGTTCCTCATTGTTATTTTGGTGCCACTCATTGGTATTTCTCTTTATATTTTGATAGGCGAGCGCCCTGTTGGTCGCAAGTTAACCCGCAAAATTGTTCGCATGAATCATGAGTATGAAAAGATTACTCAAGAAATGCGCCAACAACACTTGGTAGATCGAAAAAAATTACCATTTGAGGGGCAAGCACTCAGTCTACTTGCGGAGTCCCGTAATGGATCACCTGTTGTTGCGGGAAATAAAATCGAGTTGCACACAGAATCTTTAAAAATATTGCAATTATTTATTGATGAGATTCAGCGGGCTAAAAAAAGTCTACACCTTGAGTTTTATATCTGGGCTTTAGGTGGAGATGCGGACAAGGTAGGTGAAGCATTAATCTCTGCTGCCAAGCGCGGTGTAGCATGCCGTGTTCTGCTGGATTCACTGGGTAGTAAAGATTGGTTTAAGTCGCAATGGCCGGCCCGTTTTCGAAGTGCTGGCATTCAGGTGACGGAAGCTTTGCCGATTCAGTTTGGACGATTTCAATTCCGACGAGCAGATTTGAGATTGCATCGCAAGATATTTGTGATTGATGGTGTCGTTGTGTGGACTGGCAGTATGAACATGGTTGATCCGCGCACCTTTAAGCAAGATTCAGGCGTTGGTGAATGGGTCGATGCGATGGTCAGAATTGAAGGCCCTGTAGCGGCTCAGTTTGAGCTTACCTTTGCGTTTGACTGGAGTGTCGATAATCCTAGAATCAAGCATTTTAATGATCGTGAGCCTCCCGTATCTCCGCATGAGGGTGCGGCATTGGCGCAAGAATTCTCATCTGGTCCAGTTTATCGAGATGATATTTTGTATCAAGTATTGCTTTCATCCATCATGGATGCGCGCCAAGAGCTCACAATCACCACTCCTTATTTTGGTCCGGATGATGGCTTGATCCAGGCTTTAATGGCTGCTGCTGGCAGGGGGGTTAAGGTTACCTTGATCGTTCCAAAATTAAATGATTCCACGCTAGTGGCTTGGAGTAGCAAGAGTTTTTATTCTGACCTCATGGGCGCAGGCGTTCAAATCGCAGAGTTTCATGGGGGTTTATTGCACACCAAGAGTTTGCTAATTGATAAACGTATTGCAATTTTTGGATCGGTAAATTTTGATCAGCGCAGCTTACGTTTGAATTTCGAGATCAGCCTTATTGTGTATAACGAAGATTTCTGTGCCAAGCTTGAAAAGCTCATCAAAACCTATCTGCAACAATCCGATTTGGTTGATCCTAAGGTTTGGGCAAAGCGTCCACGTTGGCATCACTACCTTGAGAACGCAGCACATCTGGCTTCGCCGCTTCTTTAA
- a CDS encoding endonuclease/exonuclease/phosphatase family protein — protein MSPAKGTRFTVMSMNVHKGLSPLHRHSTIHQLRQKMRSHHPDILFLQELQQEHRGRIRRFAQWPMTELTNFLSEDFWHDWHYGKNVEYPDGHHGNAILSKRPLFKGNNYDISAYRFERRGLLHSMIQFDELGPAIHCFCVHLALFERGRARQTAEIIRYIEELTDGAPTIVAGDFNDWRNRVGFPMRDAGFNEVFEVLTGAPARTFPSMKPILPMDRIYVRGLKIHSGEILHEWLKLSDHLGIAAELELE, from the coding sequence GTGAGTCCAGCTAAAGGAACCCGCTTTACAGTGATGAGCATGAATGTTCACAAGGGCTTATCTCCCTTGCATCGTCATTCAACAATCCATCAACTGCGTCAAAAAATGCGCAGCCATCATCCCGATATTTTGTTCTTGCAGGAATTGCAGCAAGAGCATCGTGGAAGAATTCGTCGCTTTGCTCAGTGGCCAATGACAGAATTAACCAATTTTTTGTCAGAGGATTTTTGGCATGACTGGCATTATGGAAAAAATGTCGAGTACCCTGATGGCCATCACGGCAATGCAATTCTCTCTAAACGTCCATTATTCAAAGGAAATAACTACGATATTTCTGCATATCGTTTTGAAAGACGCGGTTTATTGCATAGCATGATTCAATTTGATGAACTTGGACCGGCTATCCATTGCTTTTGTGTGCACTTAGCTTTATTTGAGCGAGGTAGAGCGCGACAGACTGCAGAAATTATTCGTTATATCGAAGAATTGACCGATGGTGCGCCGACCATTGTGGCGGGTGACTTCAATGACTGGCGTAATCGAGTAGGGTTTCCGATGCGCGATGCAGGATTTAATGAGGTTTTTGAAGTGCTAACGGGCGCTCCTGCAAGAACATTCCCGAGTATGAAGCCGATTTTGCCGATGGATCGAATTTATGTGCGTGGACTTAAAATTCATTCAGGAGAAATTTTGCATGAATGGCTTAAGTTATCGGATCATCTAGGTATTGCTGCTGAACTGGAATTGGAATGA
- a CDS encoding ABC transporter permease — MFTAFHDAFTLLARLDSGVIGIVLVSLQVSLSALLFGALIGVPIGALLATEEFKGKKAIIVTLNTLMGVPTVIVGVVVYLMLSRSGPLGAWGWLFTAKGMTLAQTLLTTPLIAALSRQILEDSWKIHRDSFLSLRLPLFSRYKWLIWDCRFSLTIAILAGLARAISEVGAVMIVGGNIDHSTRTMTTAIALETSKGDLPLALALGIILLTIVLLANLFTFAVRQIVERRYG; from the coding sequence ATGTTCACCGCCTTTCATGATGCTTTCACACTACTAGCACGCCTCGATAGCGGTGTCATTGGCATTGTCTTGGTTTCTCTTCAGGTTAGTTTAAGCGCCCTTCTATTTGGCGCACTCATCGGGGTACCAATCGGAGCCCTGCTAGCTACCGAGGAATTTAAGGGCAAAAAGGCGATTATCGTGACCCTCAACACGCTCATGGGGGTTCCCACGGTTATTGTCGGGGTGGTGGTGTATCTAATGCTTTCCCGCTCAGGCCCCCTGGGAGCCTGGGGATGGCTTTTTACTGCAAAGGGTATGACCCTTGCTCAAACCTTGCTAACCACCCCCTTAATTGCTGCCCTTAGCCGACAAATCCTTGAAGACTCCTGGAAGATTCATCGGGACTCATTTTTAAGCCTTCGCCTACCGCTATTTTCTCGTTATAAGTGGCTTATTTGGGATTGCCGTTTTTCATTAACAATCGCTATTTTGGCTGGTCTTGCCAGAGCAATATCTGAAGTCGGCGCAGTCATGATTGTGGGTGGCAATATTGATCACTCCACCAGAACGATGACTACCGCTATCGCCCTAGAAACTAGTAAGGGTGATTTGCCGCTAGCCTTGGCATTAGGAATCATCCTATTAACCATTGTTCTTCTAGCCAATTTATTTACTTTTGCCGTGCGCCAGATAGTGGAGCGTCGTTATGGTTAA
- a CDS encoding ATP-binding cassette domain-containing protein, producing MVNHKEQFGRFIELKDITVARNGRTILNIPHALIPADRITACIGPNGAGKTTLLKLLAGLIQPDTGTVQFSFASKTALVLHHNPMIKASARTNISLAKEVDATITDQAIDVALKQIGLSELAQNPAHKLSAGERQKLCLARAMLQKPNLLLLDEPTANLDPSSTDQVEGMIRKFNIEGADVLFSSHQLAQVQRLAQYILFIDQGEIKEKGPSGPFFSNPQTTSAKRYLHQELILE from the coding sequence ATGGTTAATCACAAGGAACAGTTTGGGCGATTCATCGAGCTCAAAGATATTACCGTCGCAAGGAATGGTCGCACCATTTTGAATATTCCACATGCTCTCATCCCAGCAGATCGAATTACGGCCTGCATTGGGCCCAACGGGGCTGGAAAAACTACTCTACTAAAGCTACTCGCCGGACTCATTCAACCTGATACTGGCACCGTTCAATTTTCATTTGCTAGCAAAACCGCTTTAGTACTTCACCATAACCCAATGATCAAGGCATCAGCGCGCACTAACATCAGCTTAGCAAAAGAGGTTGATGCCACCATTACCGATCAAGCTATTGATGTCGCTTTGAAGCAGATTGGACTCAGCGAATTAGCACAAAATCCTGCACATAAGCTCTCAGCGGGCGAACGTCAAAAACTCTGCCTTGCTAGGGCTATGTTACAAAAACCAAATTTGCTACTACTAGATGAGCCAACGGCAAATCTTGACCCTAGCTCCACCGATCAAGTAGAGGGGATGATTCGCAAATTTAATATTGAAGGCGCGGATGTTCTCTTCTCCTCCCACCAACTTGCACAAGTACAAAGGTTGGCTCAATACATTCTCTTTATCGATCAAGGTGAGATAAAAGAAAAGGGACCCTCTGGCCCCTTCTTTTCAAATCCGCAAACTACTTCGGCTAAACGCTACTTACATCAAGAATTAATTCTTGAATAA